Sequence from the Deinococcus aquaedulcis genome:
ACCAGGCCCGCGAGTTCCAGCACGTTGCGGTCAATGGTGGCGTCTTCAATGTTCGCCAGCTGCGCGAGGTTCACCACTTCGAAGGTGGTGCCCACGTTGTTGAAACCGCGCTTGGGCAGGCGAGCGATCAGGCGGCTGCGGCCACCTTCAAAGAAGCTGCCCTTGCCGGCGCCGCTGCGCGACTTCTGGCCCTTGTGACCACGGCCGGCGGTCTTGTCGGTGCCGCCGGGGCCACGGCCCACGCGCTTGCGGTTCTTGCGGCTGCCCGTGTGGGGCGTCAGTTCGTGGAGTTTCATTCCTGGACCTCCAGGAGGTGCTTGACGGTGTTCACCATGCCACGAATGGCCGGGCTGTCATTCAGTTCACGGCTGTCGCCGATCTTTTTCAGGCCCAGCGCCTTCACGGTCTGCACCTGATATTCGGGGCGACCGATCACGCTGCGCTTCAGGGTAATTTTCACTGGGCGCCTCCGGTGGGCTGCACCTCGCCGCGCAGGGCACGAACCTGTTTGGCGGTGCGGAGGTTCTTCAGGCCGTCGAACACGGCGTAGGCCACGTTCACCTTGTTGCGGCTGCCCAGTTCCTTGGACAGCATGTTGGTGATACCGGCCAGTTCGGCAATGCTGCGGGGCACGGTGCCCGCAATCACGCCGGTACCGGGGCCAGCGGGCTTCAGGAGCACGCGGCTGGTGCTGTTCTCGCCCACGATGTCGTGGGGAATCGTGCCGTTTTCCACGGGCACGGTGATCATGTTCTTGCGGGCAATGCTCTTGGCCTTTTCAATGGCCACGGGCACTTCCTTGGCCTTGCCAATCCCCATGCCCACGCGGCCGTTGCGGTCGCCCAGAATCACCAGCGCGGCGAAGCGGAAGCGGCGGCCACCCTGGTAGGTCTTGGAGGTGCGGTTGACGAAGAGCATCTTCTCTTCGAATTCGCTGCTCTCGCGCTCCGCGTTGCGGTCGTTACGACGATTAAAAGTCAAGGCCACCCTCCCGCGCCGCTTCGGCGAGCGCTTTCACGCGTCCGTGGTACCGGAACTGACCACGGTCAAAAACCACCGACTTGACGCCCTTGGCGGCCGCTGCTTCGGCCAGGGCCTTGCCCACGGCGGCGGCGGTGTCGGTCTTGGTACCCGTCTTGACGGCAGCCGAGGAGGCCGCAGCAACGGTGATGCCTTTGCTGTCGTCGATGATCTGGGCGTAGATGTGCTTGCTGGAGCGGTACACGCTGAGGCGCAGACGCTCGCCAGCGGCCTGCCGCACCTTGCGGCGGGCGCGCAGCTTGCGGCGCACGGTCGTCTGGGTCGCCATTATTTCTTCCCTTTGCCGCCGGTGGCACCAGCCTTACCGGCCTTGAGGCTGATCTTCTCGCCAACAAAGCGCACACCCTTGCCGTGGTAGGCGTCAGGCTTGCGCACCTTGCGCACGTTCGCGGCCACCTGACCGACGAGCTGCTTGTCAATGCCGATCACGTCAATCTTGGTGGGTTCGGGCACGGCGAAGCTCACGCCAGCGGGGGGCTCAACGATGACGGGGTGGCTGAAGCCG
This genomic interval carries:
- the rplO gene encoding 50S ribosomal protein L15: MKLHELTPHTGSRKNRKRVGRGPGGTDKTAGRGHKGQKSRSGAGKGSFFEGGRSRLIARLPKRGFNNVGTTFEVVNLAQLANIEDATIDRNVLELAGLVRRKNRPVKLLGSGEVTRALTIHVDAASEGAVKAVEAAGGKVILPEATEAEKAE
- the rpmD gene encoding 50S ribosomal protein L30, whose product is MKITLKRSVIGRPEYQVQTVKALGLKKIGDSRELNDSPAIRGMVNTVKHLLEVQE
- the rpsE gene encoding 30S ribosomal protein S5; protein product: MTFNRRNDRNAERESSEFEEKMLFVNRTSKTYQGGRRFRFAALVILGDRNGRVGMGIGKAKEVPVAIEKAKSIARKNMITVPVENGTIPHDIVGENSTSRVLLKPAGPGTGVIAGTVPRSIAELAGITNMLSKELGSRNKVNVAYAVFDGLKNLRTAKQVRALRGEVQPTGGAQ
- the rplR gene encoding 50S ribosomal protein L18; the encoded protein is MATQTTVRRKLRARRKVRQAAGERLRLSVYRSSKHIYAQIIDDSKGITVAAASSAAVKTGTKTDTAAAVGKALAEAAAAKGVKSVVFDRGQFRYHGRVKALAEAAREGGLDF